One genomic window of Gimesia chilikensis includes the following:
- a CDS encoding radical SAM protein: protein MYLKMAKRVLMETDKRLVWKLAYNFGFKGALSVHKHKKRLKRGEFFPPFLYVSVINSCNLRCQGCWVDVAAKQEKIDVEAMSKLIGEAKEMGNSFFGILGGEPFMHPQLLEILERHPDCYFQIFTNGQFITDEIAKKLRKLGNATPLISVEGNEIISNERRGRSDVYNKTMQGIQNCLNNKLLTGVCTSLCKSNIDDLLTEEWVDKLIDMGVMYTWYHIYRVAGPDPNPELALSPEEQLRARKFVVDIRARKPIGVIDAYFDHDGTALCPAATGLSHHINPWGDIEPCPVIQFATDSIHDESKTLKEKFVQSEFLKDFRHVVQQNTRGCIILERPDLLEDLVKKHGAKDSTFRKQAMQELQNLETRTSQYSPGNEVPEKSWVYRIAKKFFFNDFGVYQGTDHSQTAAPGILANRSESTTPGNPPDFIPLEALK from the coding sequence ATGTATCTGAAAATGGCCAAACGCGTCTTAATGGAAACAGACAAAAGACTTGTCTGGAAACTGGCTTACAATTTCGGTTTCAAAGGCGCCCTCTCGGTTCACAAACATAAAAAACGCCTGAAACGCGGTGAGTTCTTCCCCCCCTTCCTCTATGTCTCGGTAATTAACAGCTGCAACCTGCGTTGCCAGGGCTGCTGGGTCGATGTCGCCGCCAAACAGGAAAAGATAGATGTCGAGGCGATGTCAAAGCTGATCGGCGAAGCCAAAGAAATGGGGAACTCCTTCTTCGGCATCCTGGGGGGTGAGCCCTTCATGCATCCTCAGTTGCTGGAAATTCTGGAACGTCACCCCGACTGCTACTTCCAGATTTTCACGAACGGACAGTTCATTACCGACGAGATCGCAAAGAAGCTGCGAAAACTCGGCAACGCGACTCCGCTGATCAGCGTTGAAGGGAACGAGATCATCAGCAATGAGCGTCGCGGGCGGAGCGATGTCTACAACAAAACGATGCAGGGAATTCAGAACTGCCTGAATAACAAACTGCTCACCGGTGTCTGCACCAGCTTATGCAAGTCGAACATTGATGACCTGCTGACTGAAGAATGGGTCGACAAGCTGATTGACATGGGGGTCATGTATACCTGGTACCACATTTACCGTGTCGCCGGCCCCGATCCGAACCCGGAACTGGCGCTCTCTCCGGAAGAGCAGTTGCGAGCCCGCAAATTCGTTGTGGATATTCGGGCCCGTAAACCGATTGGAGTGATCGACGCCTACTTTGATCACGATGGAACCGCACTCTGTCCGGCAGCGACCGGCCTCAGCCATCACATCAATCCCTGGGGCGATATTGAACCTTGCCCCGTGATTCAGTTCGCCACTGATTCCATCCACGATGAATCCAAAACACTGAAAGAAAAATTCGTGCAGTCGGAGTTCCTCAAAGACTTCCGACATGTCGTTCAGCAGAACACGCGTGGCTGTATCATTCTGGAGCGGCCCGATCTGCTCGAAGATCTGGTTAAAAAGCATGGTGCCAAAGATTCCACATTCCGGAAACAGGCGATGCAGGAACTACAGAATCTGGAAACGCGCACTTCCCAATATTCACCCGGGAATGAAGTTCCCGAGAAGAGTTGGGTCTACCGCATTGCCAAGAAATTCTTCTTCAACGATTTCGGCGTCTACCAGGGAACGGACCATAGCCAGACTGCAGCTCCCGGAATCCTGGCGAATCGCAGTGAGTCAACCACTCCCGGAAATCCTCCCGATTTCATTCCCCTGGAAGCGTTGAAATAA
- a CDS encoding serine/threonine protein kinase yields MNASKTSLGRSFSRSFMKSFTRSRLFSKRSMWIWPIAGTILLLVLGLMVRSIVETSSRENVANNLQTILDADVAALKIWLAREESLAEVLAEEPRVRKLTEELISIEQQDPDNRDALLHSQSLDGLREEFSSELEHLGYLDVGLFNLAGKVLASSRDEPIGRADLPIQQSALDQVREGKATVTRPFESLFARKTDSGELKTGLPTMLAMAPVKDADEKPIAALALLIKPEQDFTRILSVARAGKTGETYAFDKDGVMLSQSRFEDDLKLMGLIPDREDSQSILNVQVRDPEVNMARGNRPTKRMAERTLTRMAASAVQNESGIDVEGYSDYRGVPVVGAWTWLPEYGMGVATEMDQSEAYRSLYLLRYTFWGLFGLLIVGSVVIFIFTVIVARKEQETRRAVIKAKQLGQYALEEKLGEGGMGVVYRGQHAMLRRPTAIKLLDIEKTTDEAVARFEREVQLTSQLNHPNTIAIYDYGRTPEGVFYYAMELLDGIDLDDLVKEFGPLPEARVIHLLKQVAGSLAEAHQLGVIHRDVKPANIFLTHRGGVYDFIKLLDFGLVKAVDGREQATLTSTNAMAGTPMYLSPEGIKNPDRVDARSDLYAFGAVGYYLLTGTTVFDGESIIEICMKHTQDDPESPSERLGKPVSADLEQIIMQCLEKDPDKRPQSASELVLSLTRCEEDGQWSLQDASEWWRVHMESRAALEKTATDVPRIRSASADATLIVNLAEEDE; encoded by the coding sequence ATGAATGCATCGAAGACTTCACTGGGACGATCGTTTTCCCGCTCTTTTATGAAATCGTTTACCCGTTCCCGGCTCTTCTCCAAACGGAGCATGTGGATCTGGCCGATTGCAGGCACGATTCTGCTGCTGGTTCTGGGGTTGATGGTCAGGTCGATCGTGGAGACTTCGAGCCGGGAGAACGTTGCCAATAATCTGCAGACAATTCTGGACGCCGATGTGGCTGCGTTGAAAATCTGGCTGGCACGTGAAGAATCTCTTGCGGAGGTGCTGGCCGAAGAGCCACGCGTCCGCAAACTCACTGAAGAATTAATCAGCATTGAGCAACAGGATCCGGACAACCGGGATGCTCTGCTGCATTCCCAGTCGCTGGATGGTTTGCGGGAAGAGTTCAGTTCCGAGCTGGAGCATCTGGGATACCTGGATGTGGGACTGTTCAATCTGGCTGGCAAAGTTCTGGCCTCTTCACGTGACGAGCCTATCGGCCGTGCGGATCTTCCGATTCAGCAGTCTGCCCTGGATCAGGTTCGTGAAGGGAAGGCAACAGTCACGCGTCCCTTTGAAAGTCTGTTCGCCCGCAAAACGGATTCGGGAGAATTAAAAACCGGGCTCCCTACCATGCTGGCGATGGCGCCAGTGAAGGATGCTGACGAAAAGCCGATCGCTGCCCTGGCGCTATTGATCAAGCCGGAGCAGGATTTCACACGGATCCTCTCGGTCGCCCGGGCGGGCAAAACGGGCGAGACCTATGCCTTCGATAAAGATGGCGTCATGCTTTCACAGAGTCGGTTTGAAGATGATTTAAAACTGATGGGGTTGATTCCCGACCGCGAAGATTCCCAGTCGATCCTCAATGTGCAGGTACGCGATCCTGAAGTCAACATGGCACGCGGGAACCGTCCGACGAAACGCATGGCCGAACGCACGCTGACCCGCATGGCAGCCTCTGCCGTTCAGAATGAGAGTGGCATCGACGTCGAAGGCTATAGCGATTATCGCGGTGTACCGGTTGTGGGGGCCTGGACCTGGCTGCCCGAATACGGAATGGGCGTCGCTACCGAGATGGATCAGTCAGAGGCTTATCGCTCGCTCTACCTGTTACGTTATACGTTCTGGGGGTTGTTCGGGCTGCTGATTGTGGGCAGTGTCGTCATCTTTATCTTTACGGTCATCGTGGCGCGAAAAGAACAGGAAACCCGTCGGGCGGTAATTAAAGCAAAACAGCTGGGCCAGTATGCTTTGGAAGAGAAGCTCGGAGAAGGGGGGATGGGGGTTGTCTATCGCGGTCAGCATGCCATGCTCCGCCGACCGACGGCAATCAAATTGCTGGATATCGAAAAAACGACCGACGAAGCAGTAGCTCGTTTTGAACGGGAAGTACAGCTGACAAGTCAGCTTAATCATCCGAATACGATTGCCATCTACGACTACGGCCGCACTCCGGAAGGAGTTTTCTATTATGCCATGGAACTGCTGGATGGCATTGACCTCGATGATCTGGTCAAAGAGTTCGGCCCCCTGCCTGAAGCTCGGGTGATCCATCTGCTCAAGCAGGTCGCTGGTTCCCTTGCGGAAGCCCATCAACTGGGAGTGATTCACCGGGATGTCAAACCGGCCAATATTTTTCTGACGCATCGAGGGGGCGTTTACGATTTCATCAAGCTCCTCGATTTTGGACTCGTCAAAGCGGTCGATGGTCGCGAGCAGGCTACGCTCACCTCGACGAACGCGATGGCGGGAACCCCCATGTATCTCTCACCGGAGGGAATCAAAAATCCGGACCGGGTCGATGCACGCAGCGACCTGTATGCCTTCGGTGCGGTCGGCTATTATCTGCTCACCGGAACCACCGTCTTCGATGGAGAATCGATCATTGAGATCTGTATGAAGCATACTCAGGATGATCCGGAATCTCCTTCCGAGCGACTGGGAAAGCCGGTCTCGGCCGACCTGGAGCAGATCATTATGCAGTGCCTGGAGAAAGATCCCGATAAACGGCCTCAGTCTGCCTCAGAACTCGTCTTGTCCCTGACACGTTGTGAGGAGGATGGGCAGTGGTCCCTTCAGGACGCCAGCGAATGGTGGAGAGTGCATATGGAATCCAGGGCCGCTCTGGAAAAGACCGCCACAGATGTCCCGCGCATTCGGAGTGCTTCGGCTGATGCCACACTGATCGTGAATTTAGCGGAAGAGGATGAGTAA
- the xylA gene encoding xylose isomerase codes for MEYFADVPRIEYEGPESKNPLAFKHYNPDEQIEGQSMRDLLRFSVCYWHTFRGTGSDPFGAGTLQRPWDDGSNSVENALKRVDVAFEFFEKLQAPYYCFHDKDVSPDGDTLKEANENFDRIADKLLEAQERTGIKLLWGTANMFSHPRFLHGAATSPNADVFAYGAAQVKKAMEVTHRLGGENYVFWGGREGYMNLFNTDMKRELDHLARFMHMAVEHAQKIGFKGQFLFEPKPKEPTKHQYDFDAAACLNFLRSYDLLDHVKLNIETNHATLAGHTMMHELVYSSIQGALGSIDANTGDLLLGWDTDQFPTDIYLTTQCMLAILDQGGLAPGGVNFDAKVRRESFEPIDLFYAHIGGMDAFARGARIAAQIRKDGILSDFVSKRYASYDDGIGAQIEAGSVNFSDLEAYMLEKGDSAPNSSGRQEWIENVINDYI; via the coding sequence ATGGAATACTTTGCAGACGTCCCCCGAATCGAGTACGAAGGCCCGGAAAGCAAGAATCCCCTCGCATTCAAACATTACAACCCAGATGAGCAGATCGAAGGGCAGTCGATGCGGGATCTGTTGCGGTTCAGTGTCTGTTACTGGCATACATTCCGCGGTACCGGCAGTGATCCCTTCGGCGCAGGAACTTTACAGCGTCCGTGGGATGATGGCTCGAACTCAGTCGAAAATGCACTGAAGCGGGTCGATGTTGCTTTTGAATTTTTCGAAAAGCTGCAGGCTCCCTATTACTGTTTTCATGACAAAGATGTCTCTCCCGATGGGGACACTTTGAAAGAAGCCAACGAGAATTTTGACCGCATCGCCGACAAACTTCTGGAAGCCCAGGAACGAACCGGAATCAAACTGCTGTGGGGAACAGCGAATATGTTTTCACATCCCCGCTTCCTGCACGGAGCTGCCACCAGCCCGAACGCAGATGTCTTCGCTTACGGAGCCGCCCAGGTCAAAAAAGCGATGGAAGTCACGCATCGGCTGGGAGGCGAAAACTATGTCTTCTGGGGTGGTCGCGAAGGCTACATGAATCTGTTCAACACCGACATGAAACGGGAACTCGATCATCTGGCCCGATTCATGCATATGGCGGTAGAGCATGCCCAGAAGATTGGCTTCAAAGGACAGTTCCTGTTCGAACCGAAGCCGAAAGAGCCAACCAAACATCAGTATGATTTCGATGCGGCCGCCTGTCTGAACTTTCTGCGGTCGTATGATCTGCTGGACCATGTGAAGCTGAATATTGAAACCAATCATGCAACACTGGCCGGACATACCATGATGCACGAACTGGTTTACTCATCGATTCAAGGGGCTCTCGGCAGTATCGATGCTAATACCGGGGACCTTCTGCTGGGCTGGGATACCGACCAGTTTCCGACAGATATCTACCTGACCACGCAATGCATGCTGGCAATTCTGGATCAGGGGGGACTCGCACCCGGCGGCGTCAATTTTGATGCTAAAGTCCGGCGGGAAAGCTTTGAACCGATCGATCTGTTTTATGCCCACATCGGCGGCATGGATGCATTTGCCCGCGGTGCCCGGATTGCGGCCCAGATTCGCAAAGACGGTATCCTCTCTGACTTCGTATCGAAACGCTACGCGAGTTACGACGACGGCATTGGTGCACAAATCGAAGCAGGCAGTGTGAACTTCAGTGACCTGGAAGCCTACATGCTTGAGAAAGGGGATTCTGCTCCCAACTCCAGCGGTCGCCAGGAGTGGATTGAAAATGTCATCAATGATTATATCTAA